The Mesorhizobium sp. AR10 genome includes the window GATCTCGCGGATGTGAACCGGCTTGCGAATGACATCGTCGACGCCGCTCTCGAACAGCCGAAGCGTATTCTCCAGAGAGTGTTGTTCGCTGAGCGCGATGACCGGTGCGCCGGTTCGGTCGCGGATCTGGCGAGGCGAGATGGCGCCTTCCCGGCAGTCGCCGATGAGGAAGGCTCTGACCGACCTGAGATCGGTGTCAGCCGCCGAGGTCACCCACTCGCCGAACTCGCCGGGCGCGAAGCCTGCACAGGCGACGCCCTCACGATCGAAAAGTGAATTGTATCCCTCAGTTACGAGCTCTCGCTCGTCAACGATTACAATCATCGGCCCGCCCTCCGAATCAGCTCATTTGCCCCGTGGGAAGAGCCGTAACCGGTGGCGAGAATCCTGAACAACCGTCATTTCTTGTAGCTATTTTCTTGGGAGTTTTTTTGAGAACCGAAATAACAGCGGTTGCGCATATGTGTCGACGACCGCATGCGCAGATGACATCTCGGGCGCTGACAGGGTCGTGCAGGGTTAGTTGCCGGCAAACGCTAGGACACCTATGGGTTGCAGAAAGCCCGAGCGTTCGAAGTCCATTTACCGAAGCCGGTGGCGACCATGTTGGCGATGACGCGGCAGACATAGATCTTCTGTGCGGGATCGTTGTCGGGACCGGCATGGTAGCGGGCGACGGCCATCGACCAGGTCATATGACGGGCATGCAGACTGGCCAGGAACCGGGCCGCGTAGTCGACATTCTGACGCGGATCGAGCATATCGCCTACGCTGCGGAAATGTGAGGCATGGTAATGGTGGTTGATTTGCATGCAGCCGAGATCGATCAGCGTCTTGCCCTCGCGTCGGGCAGTCTCGAACGTCGCCAAGGCTTCGTTTCTACTTCTTGGAAAGACAGATTTTCCCTGTATATTCAATGCGTTTGGCTGGAGGCTTCCTTTGTTGCCGGTCTCGGTCAGCCCGACGGCATAGAGGATACCGGCAGGCACGCCGTAGCGATCGGCGGCGCGCAGGATCTCCGGTTCGCAAGGGTTGGTGGCGGCGCTCACAGCGCCGACGGCCAGGCTAGATAAACATATCGTCGCCAGCGCGGTCGCGAGCGGGTGAAGCCGGGCGGCCAAACTCTTGTGCGTCATTGCTGTGGTTCCTTCCCGGTTGCTGTCCGCCGGAACCGGCATTGTTGCCACTTGAATTCCCGGGCTGAAAGGACGGCTGGTCGCGACCCGTCGACATCGGCAGGGAGCTACCTGCATCGGCACGGGTCGGGGCAGGGACTGCTATCGAGGGTTGCAGGATGGTGACCTTGTCGACGTCGAAGCCGAGGCCGCGCAGCGACTTGACGATGGCCTCGCTGTCGGTGGTGAGACGGCGGTAGGCCTCATGGGTTTCGGGCTTCAATTCAATCGAAAGCTGTTCCCCGGCAAGCCGCAGGCTGGCCGTGACCATGCCGAGTTCGGCCGGATGAAGCTCGATCTTCAATATGTGTGTCGGAACGGCAACAGCGCTGGCCGTTTGAGAGGCCGCAGAGGGCGTCGAAGCAGCCTGCCTCAAGCCGTCCGAGGCGATCGCGTCAATCACGGCGGATGTGGTCTGGCTCATCGAGTTGTGAGACGGCGCAGGGAAACTCTGTTCGGTGACGATTTCGATGCGCCCGGCGGACGCCTGCTTTCCGGATTCGGACCGCATGGCAGCCTGGACGGCTTCAAGGCCCTTCATCGCCGACGCCGATCGCTTGCCTTCCGGCGCTGGAATATCGGCTGCCGGCTGATCCTTCAGCAGGTGCGAGGCCAGATCATCCTGATGCACGGTCTCTTTGGAGACAGGCTCGATCTCGACGGCCTGTCGCGTCTGGTTCTGCCCTGAAAGGGCTGCAGCAGCCAAGGCGCGTTCGGATCGCGACAAGGCCCCGAGGGCGTCGGCATCCGCGCTGGATGCCGAGCGGTACTTTTTCGAGGGTGAAGGCGGCTGTTCCGTAGAGCGAGGCTGGCCGTTGAGCGCGGGATCCGATGCTTGTTCGTCCGTGACGGTGTTGCCTCCGTCCGACTTGGCCGATGCCGAGAAATGGCGCATGTCGTGCAATGCGATCAGCAATGGCAAATGATCGTGAAGCGATGCTGCCTTTGCACTTTGCCCGGTCTCCTCGGCATCGACAGATGTCTTGTCCGAACCGGTATCCGCATCGTCCCTCGCGGTTTTTCCGGTGGGCAGTTTCGGCGAAGCCACCTGGCCAGCGTCAGGCTCTCCCTTGCCAAAGCTGGCGGAGGCGCGCTTGGGCCATCGCGGGTCACGCAGGCCGGCTTCCTTTGCCTGCGGGCTTTCCGATCCGGACGGGCTCTCGGCGCTACGCACCATGTCGTCGAAACTTGTCTCCTCGCTCTTTCCGTTCTGCGTCGACGGCGCGCGCGTGGGAGCAAATCCCGGAAGGGCCTGGCCAACACTGGTGGTCATTTCGGGGCTGCTCCAAGCATCTGGTCGATCATATCGAGCTGGCGGCGCGCCTTGATCATGGCCGCGTCGGTGGGGTCGGTCGGGTCGAGACCGGCAATGGGCGCGGGCGCCGACACGGGCACGACAGAAGCCGCATCGGCAGTGGCAGCGGCCGGCATGTCCGGCGCGGAAGCGGCAGGCGCATCGGCGGAGCGCTCGCTGGATGCACTGGCCGCCGGCTGCTCGGACATCACGCCTTCAACTGGCGGCAGGCCGGTTTCATCGGGTTTTTCCGCGGTGGCGGCCTCGGGCGCCGGCTCCTGTTTGACGACGGGAGGGGCGGGCTTTTCGACGGGAAGCGCTGCCGGCGGTGCGATCACTTCGCTGGCGATGGCCTGCGCGGCATCGAGCAAGTCGCGGTCGCCCTGCGAAAGCCTGCTGCGGTCGATCTTGCCCAGCTTCGCGCGCACGTCGTCGATGGTGCTGGACGTCACCGTTGAAAGGCTGGAATAGAGCAAGGCACGCGGATCGTCCTCGTTGTGGATGCCGTCCCGGCCTTGTTCGGCCTTGGTCGAGGCAAAGGCGGAAAGGTCGGTCAGCCCGTCGATTGCGGCGCGGCGCGCAATGCGCAGATAGATGACCTTTTCGCGCTCGGGATCCATCATCGAGGTGATGTCGGCGAGCTTGTCGACACTGATTGCCATATGCAAGGCAATGACTCCGGAGACGAAGGAGTCCGCGAACTGGCTGGCATAGGGCGAATAGAGATAGCGCTCGACATATTGGGTGGAGGCGAGCGCGAAGCGCGCCGCGTCCCCTTGCGCGGCGGCAATGCCGACTGAACGGCGCAATGCCGCTTCCTCGACCAGCGTGCCGGGGCTGAGCAGGCGGGCATCGTCGAGCAGCTCGAGCGCCGTGGCCGGTTCCTCGGTGGTGAGCAGCGAGCCCTTGACCAGGGCCAGGAAGGCCCCGAGGTCGCTTGGCAGCGTCATCGGATCGATCGGCTTCAGCGTCTCTATCGCTTCGGCCGGCCGGCCGCTCAGATAGCTGATGATGCCCTTGGCGATGGCAAGGCTTTGCGGATCGGTCTCGGCGCGCGATGCCGCCGCCGCGACTGTGACGGGGTTGCCGCCGCTCATGCCATAGACAAGCAAGGCGCGAAAATTCTTTGGATCCTTGAAATCTTCGGCGTCTGCCGCGCGGAGCCGCTTGTCGGTCATTTCGAGCAGCTTGGCCTGCATTGGCAGCGCGGCATGATCGCCGGAGGCGATGCTGTCCTGGACCAGCTGCAGCGAGCGGACCAGCTGGTAGGGCTGCAAGGCGTCCTGCGCGAAGGCCGCCGGCCCGGTGGTCAGCAACAACAGGCCGATCGCGCGGCCGATGATGGCGGTGGGTCTCATCCGTCGGTCGACATCAGGATTTCGATGCGGCGGTTTGCGGCCGACATGGGGTTGGCTGCATCCTTCGGCCGGCGATCGGCGAAGCCTGCGACCTCGGTGATACGGCGCTCGTCGACGCCGCCGCGGACAAGCATATAGTAGGCGGAATGGGCACGGGCGGTGGACAGCCGCCAGTTGTCGTAGGTGTCGCTGCGGAACGGTCGCGCGTCGGTATGGCCGTTGATGCTGATGGTGCCCTTCTGGCTGTTGACGATGCGGCCGATCTTTTCCATTGCCAGCACCAGTTCGCGGCGCGGCAGCGCCGACCCGATCTCGAACATGCCGAAATCGAGCTGGTCGGTGATGGAGATGACGACACCCTTGTCGGTGGCCTCGACCGAAACGCCATCATGCAGCTTGTCGCCGGGCTTGAAGGCAGCAGCCAATTGCTGCTTGACCTCAGCCGCGGCCTTGACGGCGGCGGCACTCGGCGCCTTTTCCCCGGCGTCGGACTTGGCTGCTTCTTCCGCCTTTGCACCTTCGGCCTTTGCAGCTTCGACCTTTGCGATCTCGGCCTTTGCGGCTTGGGCTTCTGCGGCTTCGGCTTTTATTGCCGCTGAGGCCGTCTTCGATGCCGCCTTGTCCGGCACGGATTCCGCCGGCGTTTGGAGTGGTGCTGCCGTCACCGGCGGTGCTGGCGGCACGGCCTTCACCTCAGGAACTTGCGACTGAGCGACCTTGTCGCCCGGCTTGACCGGTTCACCTTCGATTTTGGTGCGTTCGGCACTTGCCTCGGCGCCAGGGGCTGCCATCTGCTGCGACCAGAAGTCCGGTGCGAAGGGATCGCGATAGGATTCGCCGCCCGACGCGCCGTTGGCCGGCCCGGCATTCTGCGCGCCGCCATCGCCCTTCTCGCTGACGTTCTGCATGACGCCGGTGTCGGTGGCGATCTCTGAAAGAACCGCATAGGGATCGGCAAAAAGATGCTGGTCGGACAAATCCGTTTTCGGCGCCGACTGGTTCGACTGCTGCTTGTCCGCGGAGCCCGCTGCGCCGGCAGCGTCCTGTCCGGACTTGCTGGTCTTGTCATGCAGGTCGTCGGCCGTGGGCGCAACCTTGCTCGGGCCGTCGCCGA containing:
- a CDS encoding transglycosylase SLT domain-containing protein; its protein translation is MTHKSLAARLHPLATALATICLSSLAVGAVSAATNPCEPEILRAADRYGVPAGILYAVGLTETGNKGSLQPNALNIQGKSVFPRSRNEALATFETARREGKTLIDLGCMQINHHYHASHFRSVGDMLDPRQNVDYAARFLASLHARHMTWSMAVARYHAGPDNDPAQKIYVCRVIANMVATGFGKWTSNARAFCNP
- a CDS encoding flagellar hook-length control protein FliK — protein: MTTSVGQALPGFAPTRAPSTQNGKSEETSFDDMVRSAESPSGSESPQAKEAGLRDPRWPKRASASFGKGEPDAGQVASPKLPTGKTARDDADTGSDKTSVDAEETGQSAKAASLHDHLPLLIALHDMRHFSASAKSDGGNTVTDEQASDPALNGQPRSTEQPPSPSKKYRSASSADADALGALSRSERALAAAALSGQNQTRQAVEIEPVSKETVHQDDLASHLLKDQPAADIPAPEGKRSASAMKGLEAVQAAMRSESGKQASAGRIEIVTEQSFPAPSHNSMSQTTSAVIDAIASDGLRQAASTPSAASQTASAVAVPTHILKIELHPAELGMVTASLRLAGEQLSIELKPETHEAYRRLTTDSEAIVKSLRGLGFDVDKVTILQPSIAVPAPTRADAGSSLPMSTGRDQPSFQPGNSSGNNAGSGGQQPGRNHSNDAQEFGRPASPARDRAGDDMFI
- a CDS encoding chemotaxis protein MotC, whose amino-acid sequence is MRPTAIIGRAIGLLLLTTGPAAFAQDALQPYQLVRSLQLVQDSIASGDHAALPMQAKLLEMTDKRLRAADAEDFKDPKNFRALLVYGMSGGNPVTVAAAASRAETDPQSLAIAKGIISYLSGRPAEAIETLKPIDPMTLPSDLGAFLALVKGSLLTTEEPATALELLDDARLLSPGTLVEEAALRRSVGIAAAQGDAARFALASTQYVERYLYSPYASQFADSFVSGVIALHMAISVDKLADITSMMDPEREKVIYLRIARRAAIDGLTDLSAFASTKAEQGRDGIHNEDDPRALLYSSLSTVTSSTIDDVRAKLGKIDRSRLSQGDRDLLDAAQAIASEVIAPPAALPVEKPAPPVVKQEPAPEAATAEKPDETGLPPVEGVMSEQPAASASSERSADAPAASAPDMPAAATADAASVVPVSAPAPIAGLDPTDPTDAAMIKARRQLDMIDQMLGAAPK
- a CDS encoding MotB family protein, with product MSIADAAEARHEIIIVRRSHDDHDEGHHGGVWKIAFADFMTAMMCFFLVMWLINAANEQTKAAVASYFNPVKLVDRNASRKGLEDLGDGPSKVAPTADDLHDKTSKSGQDAAGAAGSADKQQSNQSAPKTDLSDQHLFADPYAVLSEIATDTGVMQNVSEKGDGGAQNAGPANGASGGESYRDPFAPDFWSQQMAAPGAEASAERTKIEGEPVKPGDKVAQSQVPEVKAVPPAPPVTAAPLQTPAESVPDKAASKTASAAIKAEAAEAQAAKAEIAKVEAAKAEGAKAEEAAKSDAGEKAPSAAAVKAAAEVKQQLAAAFKPGDKLHDGVSVEATDKGVVISITDQLDFGMFEIGSALPRRELVLAMEKIGRIVNSQKGTISINGHTDARPFRSDTYDNWRLSTARAHSAYYMLVRGGVDERRITEVAGFADRRPKDAANPMSAANRRIEILMSTDG